The following proteins come from a genomic window of Trifolium pratense cultivar HEN17-A07 linkage group LG4, ARS_RC_1.1, whole genome shotgun sequence:
- the LOC123922476 gene encoding cytochrome P450 71D10-like has product MELHIIPFSNFTFMASFLFILVLFKIVKRWRCNNSTMNLPPGPWTLPLIGNIHQIISSSLPHHCFKNLAEKYGPLMHLKLGEVSCIIVSSPEMAKEIMKTNDLTFCNRPNLFLTTILTYNNTDIVFSAYGEYWRQLRKICVIELLSAKRVQSFRSIREEEVSNLVKSISASEGSVVNLTQKILATTYGISARAAFGKRNIHQEAFILATEKALSLLGCVSIVDLYPSIKMLRRMSRAKTKFEKAQRDLDIILQDIIDDHKRSRNEESKDEDLVDVLLNYQQENYHSQSQHPLTDDNLKAVIQDLFTGGGETSSGVMLWAMSEMVKNPKVMKEAQAEVRRVFDGKGFVDETELHQLIYLESVIKETMRLHPPLPLLVPKESRERCQINGYEIPAKTRVMVNVWAIGRDPRYWVEAESFKPERFVNSPIDFKGTDFEYIPFGAGRRMCPGIAFAIPNVELPLAQLLYHFDWKLPSGMKNEELDMTETSGITVGRKYDLCLIPITRRT; this is encoded by the exons ATGGAGCTTCATATCATCCCTTTCTCTAATTTTACCTTCATGGCCTCCTTTCTCTTCATCTTGGTGTTATTCAAAATAGTTAAAAGATGGAGGTGTAACAATTCTACTATGAATTTACCACCAGGACCATGGACACTACCCCTCATAGGAAACATACATCAGATTATCAGTAGCTCATTGCCTCATCACTGCTTCAAAAATTTGGCAGAGAAATATGGACCCTTAATGCACCTAAAACTAGGAGAGGTATCATGCATAATAGTTAGTTCACCAGAAATGGCCAAAGAGATTATGAAAACAAATGACCTTACCTTTTGTAATAGGCCAAACCTTTTTTTAACCACAATACTTACTTACAATAATACAGATATTGTTTTCTCTGCATATGGAGAATACTGGAGGCAACTACGAAAGATATGCGTAATAGAGCTATTAAGTGCAAAGCGTGTCCAATCATTTAGATCAATAAGAGAAGAAGAAGTGTCAAATCTTGTTAAATCAATATCTGCAAGTGAAGGATCAGTTGTTAATCTGACTCAGAAGATTTTGGCAACGACATATGGGATATCAGCGCGGGCAGCTTTTGGGAAAAGGAATATACATCAAGAAGCGTTCATATTAGCAACGGAGAAAGCATTGAGCCTGTTGGGCTGTGTTAGTATTGTTGATTTGTATCCTTCTATTAAAATGCTTCGAAGGATGAGTAGGGCGAAAACCAAATTTGAAAAAGCTCAAAGAGATCTTGATATAATATTGCAAGACATAATCGATGATCATAAAAGAAGTCGTAATGAAGAAAGCAAGGATGAAGATCTAGTTGATGTTCTTCTTAATTATCAACAAGAAAATTATCACTCACAGTCACAGCATCCCTTGACCGATGATAATTTGAAAGCGGTCATCCAG GACTTGTTCACCGGTGGTGGAGAAACATCGTCAGGGGTTATGTTATGGGCAATGTCTGAGATGGTAAAAAACCCAAAAGTGATGAAAGAAGCACAAGCTGAGGTAAGAAGAGTGTTTGATGGAAAGGGTTTTGTGGACGAGACAGAGTTGCACCAATTGATATACTTAGAGTCTGTCATCAAAGAAACCATGAGACTACATCCTCCCCTACCGCTGTTAGTTCCAAAAGAAAGTAGAGAGAGATGCCAAATCAATGGATATGAGATCCCAGCAAAGACAAGGGTCATGGTTAACGTTTGGGCTATTGGAAGAGATCCAAGGTATTGGGTTGAAGCCGAGAGTTTTAAACCTGAAAGGTTTGTTAATAGCCCTATTGATTTCAAGGGCACAGACTTTGAATATATACCATTTGGTGCGGGTAGGAGGATGTGCCCTGGCATTGCATTTGCCATACCCAACGTTGAACTGCCTCTTGCTCAGTTACTTTACCACTTCGATTGGAAGCTTCCCAGTGGAATGAAGAATGAAGAGCTTGATATGACCGAGACATCTGGGATTACTGTAGGAAGAAAATACGATCTATGCTTGATTCCTATTACTCGTCGTACTTAA